A portion of the Vespa velutina chromosome 5, iVesVel2.1, whole genome shotgun sequence genome contains these proteins:
- the LOC124949032 gene encoding uncharacterized protein LOC124949032 isoform X2: MLRNLLVNGTIISSFTYLIFCKDKKVSNVIITFCILYFTGYRNYKALQAHKELKRLVLLQNEFYDLCNKGLKILKHNYKIKINSKKANQPFHDLMGERLIYLQPIMENLIKSMEDLCQIYHHIISIMTAQYPKHIFNQFIITTFEDNAFKIRGEINYETLKQLYYTYVLMQSELLYLLAIAYDIKTWSLTCDKISKANLFYIIYKLNKQLIKYKNKLSLCINSYYNCKVEPVQYNFKGTVTSKWQDLYLHLNLTSNKIQQAYDRIISMINDIDTCTDDTSTNNEMLEKMMEKMDEVYKQIDVARNFAEFSSLLITKIKYKNSKTSYTKQDTRIQNVNENLPVIIDTEPEILDEVFEEYIKEEYLKPLYEEDQEILLQEYKLDKLLAKNFMSELKEALIDKHKTMSERESKALQRMYKNVINSANDLGSNNSKSSIPIPPPMPSLFNNSISLRNNDSINYDDSEIFPIKLTNTSNTEIFHKQTSNVNNIVENFKYANDNNESTIEDNEDSNDFRPLSSIKFQNPVIQFGLNMPPKLLSMNEEMFIGSGENSESDIEPENDSIK; this comes from the exons ATGTTAAGGAATTTACTTGTTAATGGTACaataatatcttcttttacGTACTTAATATTCTGTAAAGACAAAAAAGTttcaaatgttataataacattctgtatattatatttcactgGTTATAGAAACTACAAAGCTTTACAGGCacataaagaattaaaacgattagtattattacaaaatgaattttatgatttatgtaataaaggattaaaaattttgaaacatAATtacaagataaaaattaattctaagaAAGCAAACCAACCATTTCa TGATCTTATGGGAGAAAGATTAATATACCTACAACCAATAatggaaaatttaattaaatctatgGAAGATCTTTGTCAAATTTATCatcatattatttctattatgaCAGCACAATATcctaaacatatttttaatcaatttataataacaacattTGAAGATAATGCATTTAAAATACGTggagaaattaattatgaaacaTTGAAG caattatattatacttatgttCTTATGCAATCGGAACTATTATATTTACTGGCTATTGCATATGATATTAAAACATGGTCTTTAACTTGTGATAAAATTTCCAAGGCAAacctattttatattatttataaattgaataaacaaTTGATAAAATACAAGAATAAATTGTCTCTGTGTAtcaattcttattataattgtaaagtGGAACCagttcaatataattttaa GGGTACAGTTACATCGAAATGGCAAGACCTTTATTTACATTTGAATTTGACATCTAATAAGATTCAACAGGCATATGATcgtataatatcaatgattaatGATATTGATACCTGTACTGATGATACCTCAACCAATAATGAGATGTTAGAAAAAATGATGGAAAAAATGGATGAAGTGTATAAGCAAATAGACGTAGCTAGAAATTTTGCTGAATTTAGtagtttattaataacaaaaataaaatataaaaattccaaAACGAGTTATACAAAACAAGATACTAGAATacaaaatgtaaatgaaaactTGCCAGTAATAATTGATACAGAACCAGAAATACTTGATGAGGTATttgaagaatatattaaagaagaatatCTGAAACCTTTGTATGAAGAAGATCAAGAGATTTTATTACAAGAATATAAGTTAGATAAATTGTTGGCAAAGAATTTTATGAGTGAATTAAAAGAAGCTTTGATTGATAAGCATAAAACTATGTCAGAAAGAGAATCTAAAGCACTTCAACGTATGTACAAAAACGTAATAAATAGTGCAAATGATTTGGGGAGTAATAACTCAAAATCTTCAATACCTATACCACCTCCAATGCCttctttgtttaataattctatatcGCTACGTAATAATGATTCTATTAATTACGACGATAGTGAAATTTTTCCTATAAAATTGACAAATACATCGAATactgaaatatttcataaacaaacgtcaaatgtaaataatatcgtagaaaattttaaatatgcaAATGACAACAATGAATCAACGATTGAAGATAACGAAGATAGTAATGATTTTAGACCATTgtcatcgataaaatttcaaaatcctGTTATACAATTTGGATTAAATATGCCTCCTAAGTTACTATCTATGAATGAAGAAATGTTTATAGGTAGTGGAGAAAATTCCGAAAGTGACATTGAGCCAGAAAatgattcaattaaataa
- the LOC124949032 gene encoding uncharacterized protein LOC124949032 isoform X1: MLSQYNDIEEDEEVIFEGSELYEHLSALGYADFETATVPKSQLTSQKKSIYMNANIINDIGRNIYKYILDLKSWITQDSSISKEQLHIILSAKTLLDDHACAINSYTQKYFPSTPWKKMLRNLLVNGTIISSFTYLIFCKDKKVSNVIITFCILYFTGYRNYKALQAHKELKRLVLLQNEFYDLCNKGLKILKHNYKIKINSKKANQPFHDLMGERLIYLQPIMENLIKSMEDLCQIYHHIISIMTAQYPKHIFNQFIITTFEDNAFKIRGEINYETLKQLYYTYVLMQSELLYLLAIAYDIKTWSLTCDKISKANLFYIIYKLNKQLIKYKNKLSLCINSYYNCKVEPVQYNFKGTVTSKWQDLYLHLNLTSNKIQQAYDRIISMINDIDTCTDDTSTNNEMLEKMMEKMDEVYKQIDVARNFAEFSSLLITKIKYKNSKTSYTKQDTRIQNVNENLPVIIDTEPEILDEVFEEYIKEEYLKPLYEEDQEILLQEYKLDKLLAKNFMSELKEALIDKHKTMSERESKALQRMYKNVINSANDLGSNNSKSSIPIPPPMPSLFNNSISLRNNDSINYDDSEIFPIKLTNTSNTEIFHKQTSNVNNIVENFKYANDNNESTIEDNEDSNDFRPLSSIKFQNPVIQFGLNMPPKLLSMNEEMFIGSGENSESDIEPENDSIK, encoded by the exons ATGTTAAGTCAATACAACGATattgaagaagatgaagaagttATATTTGAG GGTAGTGAACTGTATGAACATTTATCTGCACTGGGATATGCAGATTTTGAAACTGCAACAGTTCCTAAATCTCAACTGACGTCACAAAAGAAATCCATCTATATG aatgctaatattatcaatgatataGGTAGAaacatctataaatatatattggatTTAAAATCTTGGATAACAcag GACAGTAGTATATCCAAAGAACAATTGCACATTATTTTAAGTGCCAAAACACTTTTAGACGATCATGCATGTGCAATTAATAGTTATACacagaaatattttccttctaCACCATGGAA aaAAATGTTAAGGAATTTACTTGTTAATGGTACaataatatcttcttttacGTACTTAATATTCTGTAAAGACAAAAAAGTttcaaatgttataataacattctgtatattatatttcactgGTTATAGAAACTACAAAGCTTTACAGGCacataaagaattaaaacgattagtattattacaaaatgaattttatgatttatgtaataaaggattaaaaattttgaaacatAATtacaagataaaaattaattctaagaAAGCAAACCAACCATTTCa TGATCTTATGGGAGAAAGATTAATATACCTACAACCAATAatggaaaatttaattaaatctatgGAAGATCTTTGTCAAATTTATCatcatattatttctattatgaCAGCACAATATcctaaacatatttttaatcaatttataataacaacattTGAAGATAATGCATTTAAAATACGTggagaaattaattatgaaacaTTGAAG caattatattatacttatgttCTTATGCAATCGGAACTATTATATTTACTGGCTATTGCATATGATATTAAAACATGGTCTTTAACTTGTGATAAAATTTCCAAGGCAAacctattttatattatttataaattgaataaacaaTTGATAAAATACAAGAATAAATTGTCTCTGTGTAtcaattcttattataattgtaaagtGGAACCagttcaatataattttaa GGGTACAGTTACATCGAAATGGCAAGACCTTTATTTACATTTGAATTTGACATCTAATAAGATTCAACAGGCATATGATcgtataatatcaatgattaatGATATTGATACCTGTACTGATGATACCTCAACCAATAATGAGATGTTAGAAAAAATGATGGAAAAAATGGATGAAGTGTATAAGCAAATAGACGTAGCTAGAAATTTTGCTGAATTTAGtagtttattaataacaaaaataaaatataaaaattccaaAACGAGTTATACAAAACAAGATACTAGAATacaaaatgtaaatgaaaactTGCCAGTAATAATTGATACAGAACCAGAAATACTTGATGAGGTATttgaagaatatattaaagaagaatatCTGAAACCTTTGTATGAAGAAGATCAAGAGATTTTATTACAAGAATATAAGTTAGATAAATTGTTGGCAAAGAATTTTATGAGTGAATTAAAAGAAGCTTTGATTGATAAGCATAAAACTATGTCAGAAAGAGAATCTAAAGCACTTCAACGTATGTACAAAAACGTAATAAATAGTGCAAATGATTTGGGGAGTAATAACTCAAAATCTTCAATACCTATACCACCTCCAATGCCttctttgtttaataattctatatcGCTACGTAATAATGATTCTATTAATTACGACGATAGTGAAATTTTTCCTATAAAATTGACAAATACATCGAATactgaaatatttcataaacaaacgtcaaatgtaaataatatcgtagaaaattttaaatatgcaAATGACAACAATGAATCAACGATTGAAGATAACGAAGATAGTAATGATTTTAGACCATTgtcatcgataaaatttcaaaatcctGTTATACAATTTGGATTAAATATGCCTCCTAAGTTACTATCTATGAATGAAGAAATGTTTATAGGTAGTGGAGAAAATTCCGAAAGTGACATTGAGCCAGAAAatgattcaattaaataa